One genomic window of Arvicola amphibius chromosome 4, mArvAmp1.2, whole genome shotgun sequence includes the following:
- the LOC119811834 gene encoding uncharacterized protein LOC119811834 isoform X3 — protein MELHFPLLDRRQALWLADGNRDVGTSPSPDGTVNLSKVPAQPGSGCHECRGHPLEADLPGQRGALSGQSCEEVSVCGHVAPRLPVLTTKNRLPQASSLQNGGGEASYASSHILQLLFLLPAGVVGVTSGRRVSFKKKREQRRAETQVNKHLGQVACGNSPGSGIQKTLSTHDFDILAVGLWAS, from the exons AAGGCAGGCACTGTGGTTGGCAGATGGCAACAGGGATGTGGGAACCAGTCCAAGCCCAGATGGGACAGTCAACCTCAGCAAGGTTCCTGCCCAACCGGGGAGTGGCTGCCATGAATGCCGAGGACATCCACTGGAGGCAGATCTGCCAGGACAGAGAGGGGCCCTCTCAGGCCAG TCCTGCGAGGAGGTGTCAGTCTGTGGGCACGTGGCTCCCAGACTTCCAGTCCTCACAACCAAGAACCGGTTGCCCCAAGCGTCAAGTCTACAGAACGGAGGCGGAGAAGCCAGTTATGCTTCATCTCATATCTTGCAGCTGTTGTTTCTTCTCCCAGCTGGAGTCGTGGGGGTGACCAGTGGCAGGCGTGtgtcctttaagaaaaaaagagaacaacgCAGGGCAGAAACCCAGGTCAACAAACACCTTGGTCAAGTGGCATGTGGAAACAGCCCAGGCTCTGGAATCCAGAAGACACTTTCTACACACGATTTCGATATCTTGGCTGTCGGGCTCTGGGCAAGTTAA
- the LOC119811834 gene encoding uncharacterized protein LOC119811834 isoform X4: MELHFPLLDRQALWLADGNRDVGTSPSPDGTVNLSKVPAQPGSGCHECRGHPLEADLPGQRGALSGQSCEEVSVCGHVAPRLPVLTTKNRLPQASSLQNGGGEASYASSHILQLLFLLPAGVVGVTSGRRVSFKKKREQRRAETQVNKHLGQVACGNSPGSGIQKTLSTHDFDILAVGLWAS, from the exons GCAGGCACTGTGGTTGGCAGATGGCAACAGGGATGTGGGAACCAGTCCAAGCCCAGATGGGACAGTCAACCTCAGCAAGGTTCCTGCCCAACCGGGGAGTGGCTGCCATGAATGCCGAGGACATCCACTGGAGGCAGATCTGCCAGGACAGAGAGGGGCCCTCTCAGGCCAG TCCTGCGAGGAGGTGTCAGTCTGTGGGCACGTGGCTCCCAGACTTCCAGTCCTCACAACCAAGAACCGGTTGCCCCAAGCGTCAAGTCTACAGAACGGAGGCGGAGAAGCCAGTTATGCTTCATCTCATATCTTGCAGCTGTTGTTTCTTCTCCCAGCTGGAGTCGTGGGGGTGACCAGTGGCAGGCGTGtgtcctttaagaaaaaaagagaacaacgCAGGGCAGAAACCCAGGTCAACAAACACCTTGGTCAAGTGGCATGTGGAAACAGCCCAGGCTCTGGAATCCAGAAGACACTTTCTACACACGATTTCGATATCTTGGCTGTCGGGCTCTGGGCAAGTTAA
- the LOC119811834 gene encoding uncharacterized protein LOC119811834 isoform X5 codes for MHYYSLRRQALWLADGNRDVGTSPSPDGTVNLSKVPAQPGSGCHECRGHPLEADLPGQRGALSGQSCEEVSVCGHVAPRLPVLTTKNRLPQASSLQNGGGEASYASSHILQLLFLLPAGVVGVTSGRRVSFKKKREQRRAETQVNKHLGQVACGNSPGSGIQKTLSTHDFDILAVGLWAS; via the exons AAGGCAGGCACTGTGGTTGGCAGATGGCAACAGGGATGTGGGAACCAGTCCAAGCCCAGATGGGACAGTCAACCTCAGCAAGGTTCCTGCCCAACCGGGGAGTGGCTGCCATGAATGCCGAGGACATCCACTGGAGGCAGATCTGCCAGGACAGAGAGGGGCCCTCTCAGGCCAG TCCTGCGAGGAGGTGTCAGTCTGTGGGCACGTGGCTCCCAGACTTCCAGTCCTCACAACCAAGAACCGGTTGCCCCAAGCGTCAAGTCTACAGAACGGAGGCGGAGAAGCCAGTTATGCTTCATCTCATATCTTGCAGCTGTTGTTTCTTCTCCCAGCTGGAGTCGTGGGGGTGACCAGTGGCAGGCGTGtgtcctttaagaaaaaaagagaacaacgCAGGGCAGAAACCCAGGTCAACAAACACCTTGGTCAAGTGGCATGTGGAAACAGCCCAGGCTCTGGAATCCAGAAGACACTTTCTACACACGATTTCGATATCTTGGCTGTCGGGCTCTGGGCAAGTTAA